Proteins from a single region of Candidatus Rubrimentiphilum sp.:
- a CDS encoding S9 family peptidase produces the protein MMLIAITTPPAQTLTLKLADLRKTVSLGSPAITPDGRNVALILRRGDYKKDRSVADVVLVNVRTRATRTLLHDVTGLGQIAWSPDGSRLAYVAQGVVDPDDPNSDHVSQIFVLPMNGGEATQVTHDTTGVNAFDWRPDGRALAYSARIEAPNAKAIKAHDDAFDVTDDAWTDQSAPTPEYLYEIASSGGKAKRVGAGDWSVGGGFTYAHDGRSVFVTRITGHRHPNRYLSRQIVRLNVASGGMTALPQLSTTQSDPVRASSGRIAFAFSNPRGTMQTEIALADANGANPRSITTGLDRNVGDASFLPDGSLLLTANDATQRRLFRVTPAGAVSVVPIGTLSTSVATVSRNGIIAFTGVAPNRPTELYLVAPGAKTPVRLTNYNGWISRYRLGVTRPVTWRTFDGMTADGVLTAPPSFDKLRMTRGGRAPLVLYIHGGPTAASTTAYSGFVQVMAAHGWFVFQPNYRGSDNLGLKYARTTVPHITSVPGRDIEAGLATVLATTPIDSSRIGVSGWSEGGLMTSWLITQDHRWRAAVSGAAVNDWVQYDTMTDAKDFAPQFIGKSPWSSSSEYNLYEAESPLSYASNVRTPTLIMSDAGDFRVPTPLAYEFYHEVRATGTPVQFLIYPVVGHFPRDPVRIEDIYRNWEAWFVKYLGS, from the coding sequence ATGATGCTGATCGCAATAACGACGCCCCCGGCGCAAACCCTGACGCTAAAGCTCGCCGATCTGCGGAAGACCGTGAGCCTGGGTTCGCCGGCAATAACGCCGGACGGCCGGAACGTTGCGTTAATCCTTCGGCGCGGCGACTATAAGAAAGACCGGAGCGTGGCCGACGTGGTCTTAGTGAACGTCCGGACTCGCGCGACACGCACGTTACTGCACGATGTCACCGGCCTAGGCCAAATAGCGTGGTCGCCCGATGGATCGCGGCTTGCCTATGTGGCGCAGGGCGTCGTCGATCCCGACGATCCCAATTCGGACCACGTTTCGCAGATCTTCGTCCTGCCGATGAACGGCGGCGAAGCAACCCAAGTCACGCATGACACGACGGGCGTAAACGCCTTCGATTGGCGGCCGGACGGGCGCGCGCTGGCGTATTCCGCGCGTATCGAAGCGCCGAACGCAAAAGCCATAAAAGCTCACGACGATGCGTTTGACGTCACGGACGACGCCTGGACCGACCAGTCCGCTCCAACGCCGGAATATCTCTACGAGATCGCCTCATCGGGCGGAAAGGCGAAGCGCGTAGGAGCCGGCGACTGGAGCGTTGGGGGCGGCTTTACCTACGCGCACGACGGACGCAGTGTTTTCGTTACGCGCATTACCGGCCACCGCCATCCCAACCGGTACCTCTCACGGCAAATCGTTCGTCTCAACGTTGCCTCAGGCGGGATGACCGCGCTGCCACAACTTTCCACGACCCAGAGCGACCCGGTGCGCGCCTCGAGCGGACGCATCGCCTTCGCCTTCTCGAATCCGCGCGGCACGATGCAGACCGAAATCGCGCTTGCCGACGCAAACGGCGCGAACCCGCGCAGTATTACGACTGGCTTAGACCGTAACGTCGGCGATGCATCGTTCTTGCCCGACGGCTCTTTGCTCCTGACTGCCAACGATGCGACGCAGCGCCGGCTCTTCCGCGTCACACCCGCGGGCGCGGTTTCCGTCGTTCCGATCGGTACGCTTAGCACCAGCGTCGCGACCGTTTCGCGCAACGGCATAATTGCGTTTACCGGAGTCGCGCCAAACCGGCCGACCGAACTCTATCTCGTTGCGCCCGGCGCCAAAACGCCTGTGCGCCTAACAAACTACAACGGCTGGATCTCGCGTTATCGCCTCGGCGTGACGCGCCCGGTGACGTGGCGCACGTTTGACGGCATGACTGCCGATGGCGTGCTGACGGCTCCGCCCTCCTTCGACAAGCTCAGGATGACACGCGGCGGACGCGCGCCACTCGTGCTGTACATTCACGGCGGTCCGACCGCCGCTTCAACCACCGCCTACTCCGGATTCGTGCAAGTGATGGCCGCGCACGGCTGGTTCGTGTTTCAGCCGAATTACCGCGGCAGCGACAACTTAGGCTTGAAATACGCGCGCACGACGGTGCCGCACATCACCAGCGTACCTGGACGCGACATTGAAGCCGGCCTGGCCACCGTTCTGGCGACCACGCCGATCGATTCAAGCCGCATCGGCGTCTCGGGCTGGAGCGAGGGCGGACTGATGACGTCGTGGCTCATTACGCAAGATCACCGCTGGCGGGCTGCCGTCTCGGGCGCGGCCGTCAACGATTGGGTCCAATACGACACGATGACCGACGCCAAGGACTTCGCCCCGCAATTCATCGGCAAATCGCCCTGGTCGAGCTCGTCTGAATACAATCTTTACGAAGCCGAGTCTCCGCTCAGCTACGCTTCGAACGTCCGCACGCCGACACTCATTATGAGCGACGCCGGCGACTTCCGAGTCCCGACGCCGCTGGCTTATGAGTTTTATCACGAGGTTCGGGCAACCGGGACGCCCGTGCAGTTCCTCATTTATCCCGTGGTGGGACACTTTCCGCGCGACCCGGTGCGTATCGAAGACATCTACCGCAATTGGGAGGCTTGGTTCGTGAAGTATTTGGGCTCATGA
- a CDS encoding HAD family acid phosphatase, with the protein MSPVKKSIALAAALFLAGATAAYADAGFGLNGGVPNLAGLKANVTAYYDSGRQAADVARVIARAQAYAAMRLAAGAKRPAVVFDIDDTCVSSYTYQKSISFGFVLNLWNTWMRTDRFPVIKPSLAFAKYLHAKGVAIFFITGRREPDRAATVAEMAAAGFPAPTALYLRSVSDKNVSVIPFKSGTRAKIASQGYDILESIGDQWSDLRGGHADRIYKLPNPMYFLP; encoded by the coding sequence ATGTCTCCCGTTAAGAAAAGCATCGCGCTCGCGGCCGCTCTCTTTTTGGCCGGAGCCACAGCGGCATATGCGGACGCGGGCTTCGGCCTCAATGGAGGCGTACCGAATCTCGCCGGCCTCAAAGCGAACGTTACGGCCTACTACGATTCAGGGCGCCAAGCCGCCGACGTTGCTCGCGTCATCGCACGAGCGCAGGCCTATGCCGCTATGCGGCTGGCGGCGGGCGCAAAGCGCCCCGCGGTCGTCTTCGACATCGACGACACGTGCGTTTCCAGCTACACCTACCAGAAGAGCATCAGTTTTGGGTTTGTGCTCAACTTATGGAACACGTGGATGCGCACGGACCGGTTCCCTGTGATAAAGCCGAGCCTCGCGTTCGCGAAATACCTGCACGCGAAGGGTGTTGCGATCTTCTTCATCACCGGCCGGCGCGAACCGGATCGCGCGGCAACTGTCGCGGAAATGGCGGCAGCCGGTTTCCCTGCGCCCACCGCACTCTACCTACGCTCGGTTTCAGATAAGAACGTCTCCGTCATTCCGTTCAAGTCCGGCACGCGCGCAAAAATTGCGTCGCAGGGTTACGACATTTTGGAGAGCATCGGCGACCAATGGAGCGACTTGCGTGGCGGCCACGCGGATCGGATCTACAAACTGCCGAACCCGATGTACTTCTTACCTTAA